The genome window AGGTAATGCTTGCAAACAAAAAGAATGGCAAAGACTTTCTCTCTCAGGTGATTTACTGAGCTGATATTATTAATAGCTAACCGGACATACCCAGTTTATCATGGTGAGGCCTCCTGCATGGACAGAACCTGATGTCcccaaatctgttcaaaatgctGAGGGAATTTGCATATATTTTCGAGCCCCATCTCACAAAAAAGACCCAAACCCTGGATTTGGTGCACGGTGGTCTTGACCTGACTTTGTAACCTCACCGACTATATGTGTGATGTGCTGCCGGTGAGACTGAGGGTGCGGGATCCAGTATAATCAGGGCTTCAATGTCTAAACTGAAGAGTGGCTACTTGGACATAATACCTGGGACCAATTGACCTTGTTGACCTGTATCCAAACAAAAAGTCAATACCTTCAGAACAGcaaatttatgttttaaaaaagcCAACTTGGCAACTTCACTCACGAGTACTCAACGAGTACATTCAAGTGAAATCCAACATATCATACTGCAGGGCTAATGCTTCAGGTTTGAGCAGATTAGAGTTTAACAAATTGGAGTGCCTCCTAGTGACCGTACATGAAGGAGGTCTCTTCCTAATTCTCTCACTCAGCTGCTGTTTACATTCCAATTGCGCTCTGCCCTGTCCCAACCTCATGATAACTGGATTGCGACTGCACCCTGGAGCTGGCAAAATAGTAACATACAGTACGACACAATCACACATAATTTCTAGGTGAGCACAGCATTAACCTTCGGATTTGTTCTGGTATCGGCAAAGAAGCTTAACAGTGTCCAGCAATTTGGTGCACGAATAATTTTAGAATTGAATTAAATTGGTTACAATATAATTTCTTTTGAATGTCCAATTGCATACACTTTTAGACAGAAAATGGCTTGTCATGCATTCACAGGATTAGTTAGTTACCTGTTTAATTGGAATTGTGTTTCCTTCTCCGTCTGTTGTAACTTATGTTGATTGGTCACTTTTGCTTTGTCCTTGTTGCATGGGGCGCCCCCCTCCCGATGTCTTTTGATGTTTTCGGTTCTCTGTCAGCTGCACTCGAGTCCGGGGAGAGCTTCAATCTCTGAGGAGCGTTACAAAGAACAGGCAACAGTGAGGCTGCTCACTGGGTTAATCTAATTCGGTCATGGCAGTCTTAAGAACGAGGATTAATGGGGGTTACTTTTCTTTTTTCTATCTGGCCTGGTTATTCTTAACAGGATTTCAAGAATTACTGCCTGAAATGAAATGACACAATTTATTAAAATGTGTCATTAGTGCAATCACTTCTTCTAACAGAATGTAGACAAGCATCTTACAATCACCTGCCAGTTCTGCTGTAATCTATCATGCAAAGCTCCTAAAGCCACTTCTCGCACGACATACCTACTtacattaatatttagatttgacatggagggagagagtAGTCTCTCAGGGGCAGATTGAGACAAAATGTAGAGAATCGGCAGCCAATTTTTCAGCGCtagcgttttttaaattttccATTGACTTAGAAATTATTGCCAAGATTCTTAATTTTAAACCAAATAAAAGCGACTGTGACGAGGAAACAGATTTCCAAAaaaacctcaaaaaattattgttCTATGAACcaaagaatccccacagtgcagaaggagaccatctggcccatcaaatctacaccaactctttgaaagtgaatcttacccaggcccacgccccatcctcaccctatccccatagccctgcacatttcccatggttaatccacctaacctacacatatttggacactaaggggcaatgtagcttggtcaatccacttaatctgcacatcattggactgtgggaggaaaccggagcacccggaggaaacccatgcagacactgggagaacgtgcaaactctacacagacagtgacccaaggccggaatcgaacccggacccccggcgctttgaggcagcagtgctaaccactgtgctgccttggcTGAAAGAGTCAAAAATCAGCATCACTACGAATCTGTTTCGCTTTGCTAGTGTAGGTCCATCTTATCCAAGAGGTGTGTATTAAGGAGGGTATTCAAAGGAGAAGCAGTTGGAGAGGTTCTGCAAAGGAATTTCAAGGCAATCGGGCTGAGATGACTGAAGGCACGCTCAACAATTGTGGGGCAAAGTGAATATGGGATGCATAAAAGGCAGGAGCTGGAGGATCCCCACTTCACTCACAAAGGTGTGCTTGTTAATGGGTGCTTCAATCTTCCAATTTTCACACTGCAGTGTGTATATGTAATACCCAACTAAATCATGTGTATGTCTGGCCAATTTATAACACACCTGTGAAACCTTGAGATAGTTGACTTTgttaaagctgctatataaatgcaagttgttgctgttctccacTTTTGCCACTGTGTTGTGGTTTGTAAACCCAGCTATGCTTGCCCTGCCTCCCACCACTATTCCCCTCACCCCATTCTTGAAGTTGCTGTCCTGGTTTCTCTGGGGCAAACCTTTGCATCAGACAGATTGAGTCCACCATCTCTAAGGCTGTGTGACCAGCAAAAGCTTCAGGCTGACTCTGCAGCTTATGTGGAACCCACCTGGACCCCAGAAGCAGGATTTTTACTTAGTCAGGTTGTCATTACTGTAACAGGAGATAATCCAGATAAATATATGCCAGCACTTAGTGGGAGCAGGTCATTAAAGGGGTGGCGGGAGGGGAGGAGAAGAAACCTGTCACTGGATAGATTAAAAACCTGCTTGGAGAGGAAGCAGTTAGGTGAATTTCTTTGCAGCATATGTCAGCAtgctaatacagtaagaagtttaacaacaccaggttaaagtccaacaggtttatttggtagcaaaagccacacaagctttcgaggctctgagccccttcttcaggtgagtgggaattctgttcacaaacagaacttataagacacagactcaatttacatgaataatggttggaatgcgaatacttacaactaatccagtctggaGACTGTCTGGACCCCCGGCGTAcctggggtacctggacgagcactcagagccTGCGCGGACCAATTgtcgggggtattcgcagacatctttaacataGCTTtacattgtctggagacaatacacatctttttagcctgtcttgatgctctctccactcccattgttttgtttcttaaagactggattagttgtaagtattcgcattccaaccattattcatgtaaattgagtctgtgtcttataagttctgtttgtgaacagaattcccactcacctgaagaaggggctcagagcctcgaaagcttgtgtggcttttgctaccaaataaacctgttggactttaacctggtgttgttaaacttcttactgtgtttaccccagtccaacgccggcatctccacatcatgactagcatGCTAATATCCAGGGAATACTCACCTAGCTTACTTGTGTTTCTGCAAAGTCAGGTTTAGACAGGACAGCATCACTTCCAGGTACCCAGTGACTTAACGCCAACTGCATTACAAGTGTCAGAAGTTCCAGGCAGGTCCCCGTAGCCAAAAGACCAAAGTATAGAATTCATGTTTTCTCAGAGGCTAACACACAGGTGCTAATAGAATGGATCAGACTTGCAGGAAATGGTGACTGGGTATTCATGGAAGGAAACAGTGAAAGGAGTTAGAATAGCCATGTGTGGGGAGCTTTCGGTAGCTACATGTCTCATATTCAAGATTTTCAGACCAGTGTCAGGAGTTAACCcaatgaccctgacctatacaagaaatccagatatgatctacggagatccttcaaagatgccaaaagacagcaccgGACCAAGCGAGAGTCCCAGGGtagccacacagactcccaccaactatggcaagatctgcaagacacaacaggctacaagatgaaggcatgtaaaattgcccctccccaatgagctcaacacattcttTGCCCATTTTGagaaagaggtcagcgagagcacgcacTCCACCCCGAAATCCTCGGACGAACCtctatccgaggtcaccatcgcagacatcagagcaaccttctcgaaagtcaacccatggaaagtgactggctggatggggtacctggacgagcactcagagccTGCGCGGACCAATTgtcgggggtattcgcagacatctttaacataGCTTTACATCAATGtgaggttcctatctgcttcaagaagacaaccattatcctggtaccaaagaaaagccaggcagtgtgctttAGTGACTATCAtctagtggctctgacatccattattacGAAAGGGTTataaaggttagtcatggtacaaatcaattccgggttaccagattgcctggatccactacagttcacctatcgccgcacagtggttagcacagctgcctcacagagcctggGACCGGgattggattcctggcttgggtcactgtctgtgtgaagtctgcacattctccccgtgtctgcgtgggtttcctccgggtgctccagtttcctcccacagtccgaaagacgtgctggttaggcctcttttagggcaaaccaaataaaccaactcaaattaactcagggataaagtaaaaggggcagctccccaaaaggaaggggaacAGCCCGAAAGGAACAgaagtgcaaaggaaacttaaaacatcaaatcgtaatgtgattatcggggtctataacgcaccccagcccctgcggtgcccaaggggcgcggaaggtgtcaactgcgcccgtggaatgggctggttaaggtgcatgggccatgctaaattctccctcagtgtacccgaacaggccctggagtgtggcaacttgggggttttcacagtaacttcattgcagtgttaatgtaaacctacttgtgacaataataaataaactttaaactttagtgacTTTAGAGCCCTGCTGCTCATTGCACTCTGATTGGTTAGCAACTCATGCTAACAATCTGATTGGGCAATGGCCAGTGGTCATCTGTTGCGTTATTGGTCAATTCACCGGGTGGTccgcctctttctctctcctgatTGGTGGAGGCCGTGCCCAGTTCTGTGTTCTGATTGGTGGAGGGTGTGATTGACAGTGGGGAAAGAGCGCGCTGATTGGTGGTTGTGGGGCGGCTGCCGGTGCGGCGGGAAGGCCCGGTGATGGAGGAGATGGAGAGCGGCGCGACGGCGGCAGCGGAGCCGGGGCAGAGCCTGCAGCTGGAGGCCGAGGCCGAGAGGCCGGGCTCGGCCCCGctgcagcacaagctgctccgGCTGCCGCTCAGCCGCATCAAGGGGCTGATGAAGGCCGATCCTGACGTGTCGCTGGCGAGTCAGGAGGCCGTGTTCGCCATCGGCAAAGCCacggtgagagagagtgagcggccCCCGGGAGGCGGGCCCAGGCTGTCAGTGTGGCCGCTGGGCCCGCCTGTACTCCAGTCACCGCCGCCATCCTGGTCCCTGCCCAGCGCTGCTCTCCTTATTACAGATATATTGACCCAGAAGAGGGGTGCAGAGTATATTTGCcccaaggagggggggggggtgcagagtatATTTGCcccaaggagggggggggggttgcagagtATATTTGCcccaaggagggggggggggggggtgcagagtatATTTGCCCCaaggagggggggtgcagagtaTATTTGCCCCaaggagggggggtgcagagtaTATTTGCCCCaaggagggggggtgcagagtaTATTTGCcccaaggaggggggggggggtgcagagtatATTTGCcccaaggaggggggggggggtgcagagtatATTTGCCCCaaggagggggggtgcagagtaTATTTGCCccaaggaggagggggtgggggtgcagagtACATTTGCCccaaggaggagggggtgggggtgcagagtACATTTGCCCCaaggagggggggtgcagagtaCATTTGCCCCAAGGAGGATGGGGGGGTGCAGAGTACATTTGCCccaaggaggggtgggggggtgcagagtACATTTGCCCCAAGGAGGATGGGGGGGTGCAGAGTACATTTGCCccaaggaggggtggggggtgcagagtACATTTGcccccgggggcggggggggggtgcagagtacAATTGCCccaagggggggggtgcagagtacAATTGTcccaaggaggggggggggggggggcggtgcagagTACATTTGCcccaaggaggggggggggtgcagagtacATTTGCCCcaaggaggggggtgcagggtacCTTTGCCCcaaggtggggggtgcagggtacatagaatcacgagctttcggaacactgctccttcatcagatgagtgttggcctgatgaaggagcagcattctgaaagcttgggattccaaataaacctggtgttgtgagacttctgaccgtgcccaccccagtccgacgctGGCATATCCACATCAGAAGATAAAGGCTAACTACTGCATAAATTCCCACTATAAGACaagggaccaagtgctggaaagtgggattggaaTAGGTAGGTGCCTGGTGGCTGGTAGAGAcacgaagggcctctttctgtgctctaaAAGTCTGACTCTGTGAAAAGCTAAAGAAAATAGAACATCTTAAGGTACTTCACCGCAGTATAATTACACTAGAAGTTGACAGGGTACCAAAGAGGAAGTATTGGGACAGTAACCATAGGCTTGGTCAGaaagtaggttttaagaagaGTCGAGAGAGGTTTGAGAAGGGAATTTGAGTTGAAGCCTAAGAAAGCTAAAGTCACGGCTGCCAATGGTGAGATGAAGAAGTGGGATCAATCACAATTTATTTAGTACAAGCAACTCCAAATATCATGTTCATCCTTTGAGGCTACTATGGGACAATTGAATTTTGGATGAGTTGTTGCTTGGGGTTTCTTCTCATGTGCTATTGTGGACCTGTTGAATCTTTGTGATCAATTTCCTTGGGCAGCCGAATGTTTCCATTACTTTCCAAAAGA of Mustelus asterias chromosome 26, sMusAst1.hap1.1, whole genome shotgun sequence contains these proteins:
- the pole4 gene encoding DNA polymerase epsilon subunit 4, with translation MEEMESGATAAAEPGQSLQLEAEAERPGSAPLQHKLLRLPLSRIKGLMKADPDVSLASQEAVFAIGKATELFVEVIAKDAYTSALQGKRKTIQRKDVDNAVDATDEFAFLEGTLD